A genome region from Candidatus Eremiobacteraceae bacterium includes the following:
- a CDS encoding ATPase, T2SS/T4P/T4SS family — translation MAASKGQASSKIREIPEVSRPLLPELPKATRRFKRRRLRCSVTVKTTDGKAALGEAVDVSGGGLRLDSHNELNVGDTGTAQIRIGSGETLRVPVEVAWRNQVDKGEFVYGLTFTDISPADRFAMLEAIYAPANGATGFVDSAAGPEEEVQKAGSEPMTPAHYSYYMRLVRRMEQVKKIDPADSDRILYARLMQGRPIRDVLGELEIVDRASVDEFLGELYNVPFIDLQRHRPEGNDLDTIPENLAVNHSVVPVSRTDEALIVAMADPSDLLTIDMLRNRAKQPVELRFALLEDIATAIDNIYRGASLHSVDKLLEAMPGSGEAAFASGTEVEDLETLRKISDTAPIVTLVESLLRTSVEDRASDIHLEPYADKIAVRFRLDGVLRELRTLPKNVYPAVVSRIKIMSRMDITVRHVPQDGGMSMRYKRKDFDLRISSLPTLYGEKIVIRLLEKNPVYKSLKAIGFSERNYELFAPLIKRPYGMILCCGPTGSGKSTTLFACLQEINDGTTNITTIEDPVEYRVSGVNQVEVSAKRGLTFSSVLRALLRQDPDIIYVGEIRDRETADLGVRAALTGHLLLSTLHTNTAIQAIARLVDIGVDPAMIGSSLLGCIGQRLMRRICDQCAEDYEVPLDEQMVLQELVPVATPKTLRRGRGCEKCHDSGYYGRLGVHEVVAVDEGLRRLIARGADSTQLLDYVTSRGFTDLRDDALGRMLSGETTLREVLRVTA, via the coding sequence ATGGCGGCATCTAAGGGGCAGGCGAGCTCAAAGATCAGAGAGATTCCCGAGGTTTCGCGGCCGCTTTTGCCCGAGCTGCCCAAAGCGACTCGGCGCTTCAAGCGCCGCCGTTTGCGTTGTTCGGTCACGGTCAAGACCACCGACGGCAAAGCGGCGCTCGGCGAAGCCGTCGACGTCAGCGGCGGCGGCCTGCGGCTGGACTCGCACAACGAGCTCAACGTCGGCGATACCGGCACGGCGCAGATCCGCATCGGCAGCGGCGAGACCCTGCGCGTTCCGGTCGAGGTCGCGTGGCGCAATCAGGTCGATAAGGGCGAGTTCGTCTACGGCCTGACCTTCACCGATATCAGCCCGGCCGATCGTTTCGCGATGCTCGAGGCGATCTACGCGCCGGCCAACGGCGCGACCGGTTTCGTCGATTCCGCAGCCGGTCCGGAAGAAGAAGTCCAAAAGGCGGGCTCGGAGCCGATGACGCCCGCGCATTACTCATATTACATGCGTTTGGTGCGGCGCATGGAGCAGGTCAAGAAGATCGACCCGGCCGACTCCGACCGGATACTGTATGCGCGGCTCATGCAGGGCCGTCCGATCCGCGACGTGCTGGGCGAGCTCGAGATCGTCGATCGCGCGTCGGTCGACGAGTTCTTGGGCGAGCTCTACAACGTGCCGTTCATCGACCTGCAGCGCCACCGCCCCGAGGGCAACGACCTCGACACCATCCCCGAGAATCTCGCGGTCAATCACTCGGTGGTGCCGGTCTCGCGCACCGACGAAGCGCTTATCGTGGCGATGGCCGATCCGAGCGACCTGCTCACCATCGACATGCTGCGCAACCGGGCCAAGCAGCCGGTCGAGCTGCGCTTCGCGCTGCTCGAAGACATCGCCACCGCGATCGACAACATCTACCGCGGCGCCTCCCTGCACTCGGTCGACAAGCTGCTCGAGGCCATGCCGGGCTCGGGCGAGGCCGCGTTCGCTTCCGGGACCGAGGTCGAAGACCTCGAGACGCTGCGCAAGATCTCCGACACCGCGCCCATCGTCACGCTGGTGGAATCGCTACTGCGCACCTCGGTCGAGGACCGTGCCAGCGACATCCATCTCGAGCCGTACGCGGATAAGATCGCGGTGCGCTTCCGCCTTGACGGCGTGCTGCGCGAACTGCGCACCCTGCCGAAGAACGTGTACCCGGCGGTCGTGTCGCGCATCAAGATCATGTCGCGCATGGACATCACCGTGCGCCACGTGCCGCAAGACGGCGGCATGTCGATGCGCTACAAGCGTAAGGATTTCGACCTGCGCATCTCGTCGCTGCCGACGCTGTACGGCGAGAAGATCGTCATCCGGCTGCTCGAGAAGAACCCGGTCTATAAGTCGCTCAAGGCGATCGGGTTCTCCGAGCGCAACTACGAGCTCTTCGCGCCCTTGATCAAACGGCCGTACGGGATGATCCTGTGCTGCGGCCCGACCGGCTCGGGCAAGTCGACGACGCTCTTCGCCTGCCTCCAAGAGATCAATGACGGCACGACCAACATCACCACGATCGAGGACCCGGTCGAGTATCGCGTCTCGGGCGTGAACCAGGTCGAGGTCAGCGCGAAACGCGGTCTGACATTCTCCTCGGTCCTGCGCGCCCTGCTGCGGCAAGACCCGGACATCATCTACGTCGGTGAGATCCGCGACCGCGAGACCGCCGATCTAGGTGTGCGCGCCGCGCTCACCGGCCACTTGCTGCTCTCGACTTTGCACACCAATACCGCCATCCAAGCCATCGCGCGTCTGGTGGACATCGGCGTGGACCCCGCGATGATCGGCTCATCGCTGCTGGGCTGCATCGGCCAGCGGCTCATGCGCCGCATCTGCGACCAGTGCGCAGAAGACTACGAAGTGCCGCTCGACGAGCAGATGGTGCTCCAAGAGCTCGTGCCGGTGGCGACGCCCAAGACGCTGCGCCGGGGCCGCGGCTGCGAGAAGTGCCACGACTCCGGTTACTATGGACGGCTGGGCGTGCACGAGGTGGTGGCGGTGGACGAGGGTCTTCGCCGTCTGATCGCCCGCGGTGCGGATTCGACGCAGCTGCTCGACTACGTGACCTCGCGCGGATTCACGGATCTGCGCGATGACGCGCTGGGCCGCATGCTCTCGGGCGAGACCACGCTGCGCGAAGTCCTTCGCGTCACCGCGTAG